A genomic segment from Lignipirellula cremea encodes:
- the rpsU gene encoding 30S ribosomal protein S21, with amino-acid sequence MVRLQVRDRETIQEAVRRFRKLVERSGIKKEMRRREYYEKPSEIKRRSRLRAERRSKRNRAV; translated from the coding sequence ATGGTTCGGTTGCAGGTCCGTGATCGCGAAACCATCCAGGAGGCTGTGCGACGTTTCCGTAAACTAGTGGAACGCAGTGGCATCAAAAAAGAAATGCGCCGCCGCGAATATTACGAAAAACCGAGCGAGATCAAGCGACGCTCACGACTTCGGGCGGAACGCCGTTCCAAGCGGAATCGCGCCGTCTAA
- a CDS encoding succinylglutamate desuccinylase/aspartoacylase family protein, producing the protein MTSPFQIAGEAIPPGARHRLELPIARLPTETWVSMPLEVVHGRRPGPRLWLSAAVHGDELNGVEIIRQVLETLDPVTLVGTIVAAPIINVFGFLNQSRYLPDRRDLNRCFPGNSKGSLASRLANLFMTEVVQRCTHGIDLHTGSNHRTNWPQIRANLADPETLRCANAFRAPIMISSDLRDGSLREAASEYGVPVLLYEGGEPQRFNREAISRGVEGVLRVMSVLGMCKRPKFKKREESLVARTTTWVRARRGGIFRLEVELGDRVKKKQQLGFIGNALAGEVSAVSAPVAGVVIGLSNNPLVNQGDSLVHIAEL; encoded by the coding sequence ATGACGTCACCGTTTCAAATTGCCGGCGAAGCAATCCCGCCGGGAGCCCGCCACCGGCTTGAGTTGCCCATCGCCCGCTTGCCGACGGAAACCTGGGTTTCCATGCCGCTGGAGGTCGTACACGGTCGGCGTCCCGGTCCGCGGCTATGGCTCAGTGCGGCCGTCCACGGCGACGAACTCAACGGGGTGGAGATCATTCGCCAGGTGCTGGAAACGCTCGATCCGGTCACGCTGGTCGGCACCATCGTGGCGGCTCCCATCATTAACGTGTTCGGTTTTCTCAACCAGTCGCGATATCTGCCCGATCGTCGTGATCTGAATCGCTGCTTTCCCGGCAACTCCAAAGGCTCGCTGGCCTCGAGACTGGCGAACCTGTTCATGACCGAGGTCGTGCAACGCTGCACCCACGGTATTGATCTGCATACAGGCTCCAATCACCGCACCAACTGGCCGCAGATCAGGGCCAATCTGGCGGATCCGGAAACTTTGCGCTGCGCCAACGCCTTTCGGGCGCCCATCATGATCAGCTCCGACCTGCGCGACGGTTCGCTCCGCGAGGCCGCGTCCGAGTACGGCGTGCCGGTGCTGCTGTACGAAGGCGGCGAACCTCAGCGGTTTAATCGTGAGGCGATCTCCCGGGGGGTCGAAGGGGTTCTGCGGGTGATGTCGGTTCTGGGAATGTGCAAACGGCCGAAGTTCAAGAAACGGGAAGAATCGCTCGTCGCCAGAACAACCACCTGGGTGCGTGCCCGCCGCGGCGGCATCTTTCGCCTGGAAGTCGAACTGGGCGATCGGGTGAAGAAGAAGCAGCAGCTGGGTTTTATCGGCAATGCTCTGGCCGGCGAGGTGTCGGCGGTATCGGCTCCCGTCGCGGGCGTGGTCATCGGTCTGAGCAACAATCCGCTGGTTAACCAGGGAGACAGCCTGGTGCATATCGCAGAATTATAG
- a CDS encoding DUF1326 domain-containing protein — translation MFRTLPMLLVAAALLPAGSLVAETSGHYMEARTCQIYTGPCFANGESGITGKDAVLAWRITEDTDNAVSLKGLSVIMVVRASHTLGFQGMENAEELKSLIVVDEKADVSQRAALVAFAKKHAGRAGDNVVDVRYSPVSLELETTELTGKLSAGKYVELSTRKARKGDCICSNESAYYPPLVKLENFAPGVTLEGKVNGRGLGVRWEIPDTRSAYMGEFYYE, via the coding sequence ATGTTTCGTACGCTCCCCATGCTCCTTGTGGCGGCGGCCTTGCTGCCCGCAGGCTCTCTGGTTGCCGAAACGAGCGGCCACTACATGGAAGCCCGCACCTGCCAGATCTATACGGGACCCTGCTTCGCCAACGGCGAATCCGGCATCACCGGCAAAGACGCCGTGCTGGCCTGGCGAATCACCGAAGACACCGACAACGCCGTATCGCTCAAAGGCTTGAGCGTGATCATGGTGGTCCGTGCTTCGCACACCCTTGGTTTTCAAGGGATGGAAAATGCCGAGGAGCTGAAGTCGCTGATTGTGGTCGATGAGAAGGCCGACGTCAGCCAGCGGGCCGCCCTGGTCGCCTTCGCCAAAAAGCATGCCGGACGGGCCGGCGATAACGTCGTCGACGTCCGCTACTCGCCCGTCTCCCTGGAACTGGAAACGACCGAGCTTACCGGCAAACTTTCGGCCGGCAAATATGTCGAGCTGTCCACCCGCAAAGCGCGTAAAGGCGATTGCATTTGCTCGAACGAATCCGCCTACTATCCGCCACTGGTCAAGCTGGAAAACTTCGCCCCAGGCGTTACCCTGGAAGGCAAAGTTAATGGCCGCGGCCTGGGCGTGCGGTGGGAGATTCCTGACACCCGTAGCGCCTACATGGGCGAGTTCTACTACGAATAG
- a CDS encoding gamma-butyrobetaine hydroxylase-like domain-containing protein yields the protein MINTPTKIERQGDRAICIHWSDGSQREYGVQELRDACPCANCREKNPADGKNVVNPLQVLSESDMRPLTIQGMKPVGTYAYSILFSDAHTSGIYTFELLARLGKAR from the coding sequence ATGATCAATACGCCCACCAAAATAGAACGGCAAGGCGACCGCGCCATTTGCATCCACTGGAGCGATGGCTCCCAGCGCGAATACGGCGTCCAGGAATTGCGCGACGCGTGCCCTTGCGCGAACTGTCGCGAGAAGAACCCGGCGGATGGGAAGAACGTCGTCAATCCTTTGCAGGTGCTCAGCGAGAGCGACATGCGGCCGCTGACGATCCAGGGGATGAAGCCGGTCGGCACGTACGCCTACAGCATCCTGTTCAGCGACGCCCACACCAGCGGCATCTACACGTTTGAACTGCTGGCGCGGCTGGGCAAAGCCCGCTAA
- the rimK gene encoding 30S ribosomal protein S6--L-glutamate ligase yields MNIAILSRNPKLHSTMRLKEAGEQRGHNTIVVDYLRCYMDIAAHKPKLIYQGRALDDIDAVIPRIGWSQAFYGSAVVRQFEVMGVLTVNQSIAITRTRDKLRSLQLLSRKGLGLPVTGFAHSTKDIDGLLQIVGGAPLVIKLLEGAQGIGVILAETLNAAQAVIEAFRGLDANILVQEYIQEAAGADLRCLVIDGKVVAAIKRQAAPGEFRANLHRGGTAEKVRLSPDERSCAVRAAKAMGLAICGVDLIRSNRGPLIMEVNSTPGLEGLEYASGVDVAGKIIEYVERKVDSSHGATPTIE; encoded by the coding sequence ATGAATATCGCCATTTTGTCGCGCAATCCCAAACTCCACTCCACCATGCGGCTGAAAGAAGCGGGGGAGCAGCGGGGCCACAATACCATCGTGGTCGACTATCTGCGCTGTTACATGGATATCGCGGCCCACAAGCCAAAACTGATTTACCAGGGACGTGCGCTCGACGATATCGATGCCGTTATTCCGCGAATTGGCTGGTCCCAGGCATTTTACGGCTCGGCCGTGGTGCGGCAGTTCGAAGTGATGGGCGTTCTCACCGTGAACCAGTCGATCGCCATCACCCGCACCCGCGACAAGCTGCGCTCGCTGCAGCTGCTTTCCCGAAAAGGGCTGGGTCTGCCGGTTACCGGTTTTGCCCATTCCACCAAAGACATCGACGGCCTGCTGCAGATCGTCGGCGGCGCCCCGCTGGTGATCAAGCTGCTGGAAGGCGCCCAGGGAATTGGCGTGATCCTGGCGGAGACGCTCAACGCGGCCCAGGCGGTAATCGAGGCGTTCCGCGGTCTCGATGCGAATATCCTGGTGCAGGAGTACATTCAGGAAGCGGCGGGAGCCGACTTGCGCTGCCTGGTTATCGACGGCAAAGTGGTCGCCGCCATCAAGCGGCAGGCCGCCCCGGGAGAATTCCGAGCTAATCTGCATCGGGGCGGCACGGCCGAAAAAGTGCGCCTTTCGCCCGACGAACGCAGCTGCGCGGTGCGCGCCGCCAAGGCGATGGGCCTGGCGATTTGCGGCGTCGACCTGATCCGCTCCAACCGTGGCCCGCTGATCATGGAGGTCAACTCGACCCCCGGCCTGGAAGGACTGGAGTACGCCAGCGGCGTCGATGTGGCGGGAAAGATTATCGAATATGTCGAGCGTAAGGTAGACTCTTCGCACGGAGCTACCCCCACCATCGAATAG
- the tsf gene encoding translation elongation factor Ts, whose translation MADITASAVKAFRERTGLPLMDCKKALTEAGGDEDAAIEILRKKGKALSDTRGDRETSFGRFGIYLGDNVAALVELKCESAPVTQNEEFRQLANDLAQQLATGPGAATAEELLAQNSPSKGIPLSEQKDDLFNRIREVFNVGRIVRFEGRSGAYEHPGSVVHGVLLEADGGTPEQLRDICMHIAAMSPSALKVDELDADEVAKERNILREAALKEGKPESIVDKMVDGRMGNFYAERVLQEQPFVKAENNETVGAFAAANGITLKKFVHWELSSTN comes from the coding sequence ATGGCGGATATTACTGCCAGTGCCGTCAAAGCATTTCGTGAAAGAACCGGTTTGCCGTTGATGGATTGCAAAAAAGCGCTGACCGAAGCCGGCGGCGACGAAGATGCAGCCATCGAAATCCTGCGGAAAAAGGGGAAAGCCCTGTCCGACACCCGCGGCGACCGCGAGACCTCGTTCGGACGCTTCGGCATCTACCTGGGCGACAATGTGGCCGCCCTGGTCGAACTCAAATGCGAGAGCGCCCCGGTCACCCAGAATGAAGAATTCCGGCAACTGGCGAACGATCTGGCCCAGCAGTTGGCGACCGGCCCTGGCGCCGCCACGGCCGAAGAACTGCTCGCCCAGAACTCGCCCAGCAAAGGCATTCCGCTGAGCGAACAGAAAGACGACCTGTTCAATCGCATCCGCGAAGTGTTCAACGTCGGCCGCATCGTTCGCTTTGAAGGCCGCTCGGGCGCCTATGAGCATCCCGGTTCGGTCGTGCATGGCGTTCTGCTGGAAGCCGACGGCGGTACGCCGGAGCAGCTCCGCGACATTTGCATGCACATTGCCGCCATGTCGCCTAGCGCTCTCAAAGTCGACGAACTGGACGCGGACGAAGTCGCCAAAGAACGGAACATCCTGCGTGAAGCCGCCCTCAAAGAAGGCAAACCGGAAAGCATTGTCGACAAAATGGTCGACGGCCGGATGGGGAACTTTTATGCGGAACGCGTCCTGCAGGAACAGCCTTTTGTGAAAGCCGAGAACAACGAAACGGTGGGCGCCTTTGCCGCCGCCAACGGCATCACGCTGAAAAAGTTCGTGCACTGGGAACTCAGCTCCACGAACTAA
- a CDS encoding response regulator yields MNSQPLRVLIAADDRSLLRDLSRFLTMFGYDVQQAAGVGRAMAAMERERADIILVDESLTARVGLDFCRSINRHPHEPAAALIWLVESLEADEVADALAAGVEDFLARPIDRGELLARLRAAGRMLEYERRAREQSGIDPNTGLLSRSAFFDLAEREAAVSLRRSNGHRHPAPLTCVVFDLDFFSRVRRVHGPEAERRILAAAIDKLPEWCATPAEIACLGGDRFAALLPQFSEAEAADWSDQLRLRLRDTEFRYDRHAFTFTASFGVAQHDQVELIEDFVARAEQALETAKESGRDFVCCSDPEAEDWVEENSPENWFHDTLARDVMIACPVWLHEDDTMAQAAALLKQTGAPILPVVNKDQRLVGGISEKEVAEFQRLSSPRRDQRLVVDSMEVCIHRESERAPFTALMDRFAADPSVSVILVQNQKPVGIVTLGALAALSTPLDQNSFASQTYEASSQFLRVSEEFSLPSA; encoded by the coding sequence ATGAATTCGCAACCTCTGCGTGTGTTGATCGCCGCTGATGATCGCTCGCTGCTGCGCGATCTGTCCCGCTTTCTAACAATGTTTGGCTACGACGTGCAGCAGGCCGCTGGCGTAGGCCGGGCGATGGCCGCGATGGAGCGAGAACGGGCCGACATTATCCTGGTCGATGAAAGCCTGACTGCCCGCGTCGGGCTGGACTTTTGCCGCTCGATTAATCGCCATCCGCATGAACCGGCCGCCGCCCTGATCTGGCTGGTCGAAAGCCTTGAAGCCGACGAGGTCGCCGATGCGTTGGCCGCTGGGGTCGAAGACTTCCTGGCCCGTCCGATCGACCGGGGCGAACTGCTGGCCCGACTGCGGGCCGCCGGCCGCATGCTGGAATACGAGCGCAGGGCGCGGGAGCAGTCGGGCATCGATCCCAACACGGGGCTGCTCAGCCGTTCGGCCTTTTTTGACTTGGCCGAGCGCGAAGCAGCCGTCAGCCTGCGCCGTTCGAATGGGCATCGCCACCCTGCGCCTTTGACGTGCGTGGTGTTTGATCTGGACTTTTTCAGTCGCGTGAGGCGGGTCCATGGGCCCGAAGCAGAACGCCGTATTCTGGCGGCCGCCATTGATAAACTTCCCGAATGGTGCGCCACGCCGGCCGAGATCGCCTGCCTGGGCGGCGATCGCTTTGCCGCGCTGTTGCCGCAATTCTCAGAGGCGGAAGCGGCCGACTGGTCCGATCAGCTGCGCTTGCGGCTGCGCGATACCGAGTTCCGCTACGACCGCCATGCGTTCACTTTTACGGCGAGCTTTGGCGTCGCCCAGCACGACCAGGTGGAACTGATTGAGGATTTCGTGGCGCGGGCCGAGCAGGCGCTGGAAACGGCCAAAGAAAGCGGCCGCGATTTTGTCTGCTGCAGCGACCCCGAAGCCGAAGACTGGGTCGAAGAGAACTCGCCGGAAAACTGGTTCCACGACACTCTCGCACGTGATGTCATGATCGCCTGTCCCGTCTGGCTGCACGAAGACGACACCATGGCCCAGGCGGCCGCCCTGCTCAAACAGACCGGCGCTCCCATTCTGCCTGTGGTCAACAAGGACCAGCGACTGGTCGGCGGGATCAGCGAGAAAGAAGTCGCCGAGTTTCAGCGTTTGAGTTCCCCCCGACGGGACCAGCGGCTGGTGGTCGATTCAATGGAAGTCTGCATCCACCGGGAATCGGAGAGGGCTCCGTTTACGGCCCTCATGGATCGCTTTGCGGCGGACCCCAGCGTCTCCGTGATTCTCGTCCAGAACCAAAAGCCCGTGGGCATCGTAACACTAGGGGCCCTGGCTGCTTTGAGCACCCCCCTCGACCAGAATTCGTTTGCCTCCCAAACCTACGAGGCATCGAGCCAATTCCTAAGGGTCTCTGAGGAATTCTCCCTACCTAGTGCGTAA
- a CDS encoding RNA polymerase sigma factor produces MVLSQTDRSLLQRCLGRQPRAWEDFVDRFLGLVVHVVQHTAQSKSIRLSKEDAEDLVADVFFAIVSDDFASLRRFRGESSLATYLTVVARRVVVRELLKRKVPAALGEEAVEAVADNHHPPEERITNREEVDRLLEGLADPEAAVIRLYHLEGKSYSEISTAVGLAENSIGPTLTRAREKMRKAAAN; encoded by the coding sequence GTGGTTCTGTCACAAACCGACCGCAGTCTGCTGCAACGTTGCCTGGGGCGCCAGCCGCGCGCTTGGGAGGATTTCGTCGATCGATTTCTCGGTCTGGTGGTGCATGTCGTGCAGCATACGGCCCAGTCCAAGTCGATCCGCCTGTCAAAGGAAGACGCGGAAGACCTTGTCGCCGACGTTTTCTTCGCCATTGTCAGCGATGACTTTGCTTCCCTGCGGCGATTTCGCGGCGAAAGTTCATTGGCCACCTATCTGACGGTGGTAGCCCGCCGGGTGGTAGTCCGCGAACTGCTCAAACGGAAGGTTCCTGCCGCTCTGGGTGAGGAAGCGGTCGAAGCAGTCGCTGATAACCATCATCCGCCCGAAGAACGGATCACAAACCGGGAGGAAGTCGACCGCCTGCTGGAAGGGCTGGCTGACCCGGAAGCGGCCGTTATTCGCCTTTATCATCTCGAAGGCAAGTCGTACTCAGAAATCAGCACGGCTGTCGGCCTGGCGGAAAACAGCATCGGCCCCACGCTCACGCGAGCGCGTGAAAAAATGCGTAAAGCGGCCGCCAACTAA
- a CDS encoding DUF6807 family protein, with translation MKRFFLDSTLACGFSLLLLGATVASAADHSLQLTVAAGKHDRVNTPVSVPVQLPAGFDSDSSVTLTDANGQELVGQLTAPGLLATRTKAAGWQGELHFVLPKLAAGQTLELKAQISDKPAKGTSFAWTDEPGKHANLTFGDKPVLRYMYERVDNSTPERRGETYKVYHHVFDPQGKQLVTKGPGGKFPHHRGLYYGFNRIAYGDGKKADIWHLHKGESQTHEEFLSQETGPVLGRHLVRIHWNGTEDDLFAVELREMTVYNTPGGMLIEFADRLTSEAGDVRLDGDPQHAGFQFRAAQHVAETSNKETYYLRPDGKDKPGSFRNWPGDKTHANLPWNAMSFVVNGDRYTACYLDRPQNPKESRFSERDYGRFGSYFEFDLTEKQPLELNYRVWLQDGEMTVEEVNALDADFVDPVDVKVSA, from the coding sequence ATGAAACGATTTTTCCTTGATTCGACCCTGGCGTGCGGTTTCAGTCTGTTGCTGCTAGGGGCAACGGTTGCCAGCGCGGCCGATCACTCGCTGCAGTTGACGGTCGCCGCCGGCAAACATGACCGCGTGAATACGCCTGTCTCGGTTCCGGTGCAGTTGCCCGCCGGCTTCGACAGCGATAGCTCGGTCACCCTGACCGACGCCAACGGCCAGGAACTGGTCGGCCAGCTCACCGCACCCGGCCTGCTGGCGACCCGCACCAAGGCCGCCGGCTGGCAAGGGGAGCTGCACTTTGTGCTGCCCAAACTGGCGGCCGGCCAGACGCTGGAACTGAAAGCCCAGATCAGCGACAAGCCCGCCAAGGGAACTTCCTTTGCCTGGACCGACGAGCCGGGCAAGCACGCCAACCTGACCTTCGGCGACAAGCCCGTGCTGCGTTACATGTACGAACGGGTCGACAACTCCACGCCCGAGCGGCGCGGCGAAACCTATAAGGTGTACCACCATGTCTTTGACCCGCAAGGGAAGCAGCTGGTCACCAAGGGCCCCGGCGGCAAATTCCCGCACCATCGCGGCCTGTACTATGGCTTTAACCGGATCGCCTACGGCGACGGAAAGAAAGCCGATATCTGGCACCTGCATAAAGGCGAGTCGCAAACGCACGAAGAGTTCCTGTCGCAAGAGACGGGTCCCGTACTCGGCCGTCACCTGGTGCGGATTCACTGGAACGGCACGGAAGACGATCTCTTCGCCGTCGAACTCCGCGAGATGACCGTCTACAACACCCCGGGCGGCATGCTGATCGAATTTGCCGATCGCCTCACCAGCGAAGCCGGCGACGTTCGCCTGGACGGCGACCCGCAGCACGCCGGTTTCCAGTTCCGCGCCGCGCAGCACGTGGCCGAAACTTCCAACAAGGAAACCTACTACCTGCGTCCCGATGGCAAAGACAAGCCCGGCAGCTTCCGTAACTGGCCCGGCGACAAAACCCACGCCAATCTGCCCTGGAACGCCATGAGCTTCGTCGTCAACGGCGATCGCTATACGGCCTGCTATCTGGATCGTCCGCAGAACCCGAAAGAGTCCCGTTTCAGCGAACGCGACTACGGCCGTTTCGGTTCGTACTTTGAATTCGACCTGACCGAGAAGCAGCCGCTGGAACTGAATTATCGCGTGTGGCTGCAGGACGGCGAAATGACGGTCGAGGAAGTCAACGCCCTCGACGCCGACTTCGTTGACCCGGTCGACGTGAAGGTCAGCGCCTGA
- the pyrH gene encoding UMP kinase, whose protein sequence is MTDPRYKRVVLKLSGESFCRADERGISMDEVVAIARQVQTAAEMGCEIAVVCGGGNILRGAQFMSQGAGIQEATAHYMGMLATVINGLALQDALESLGCQTRLTSAIRMDGVAEPYIRRRARRHLEKGRIVILAAGTGSPFVTTDTAAAQRALELEAEVLLKATRVDGVYSHDPEKNPHAEFYSNLDYSTVLERNLRVMDGTAIAQCMEHNMPILVFNFQKQGNIQRAVNGERVGTLIASRSE, encoded by the coding sequence ATGACGGATCCACGTTACAAGCGGGTCGTGCTCAAGCTCTCAGGCGAAAGTTTTTGCCGCGCCGATGAACGCGGCATCAGCATGGACGAAGTCGTCGCCATTGCCCGCCAGGTGCAAACGGCCGCTGAAATGGGCTGCGAAATCGCCGTCGTCTGCGGCGGCGGAAATATCCTCCGCGGCGCCCAGTTCATGTCCCAAGGCGCCGGCATCCAGGAAGCTACCGCCCATTACATGGGCATGCTGGCCACCGTCATCAACGGCCTGGCCCTGCAGGACGCGCTGGAATCGCTCGGCTGCCAGACCCGGCTTACCTCCGCCATCCGGATGGACGGCGTGGCCGAACCGTACATCCGCCGTCGTGCGCGTCGTCATCTGGAAAAAGGCCGCATTGTGATCCTGGCTGCCGGCACCGGCAGTCCCTTCGTCACCACCGACACGGCCGCCGCCCAGCGGGCTCTGGAGTTGGAAGCCGAAGTGCTGCTCAAAGCGACCCGCGTCGACGGCGTCTACAGCCACGACCCCGAGAAAAACCCGCACGCCGAGTTCTACTCCAATCTGGATTACAGCACCGTGCTGGAGCGGAATTTGCGTGTGATGGACGGCACCGCCATCGCGCAGTGCATGGAACACAACATGCCGATTCTGGTCTTTAACTTCCAGAAGCAGGGAAATATCCAGCGCGCCGTCAATGGCGAGCGGGTCGGCACGCTCATCGCTTCCCGGAGCGAATAG
- a CDS encoding ferredoxin family protein, with amino-acid sequence MTHVVAQPCFGCRYTDCVVVCPVECFYEGEQMLYIHPEECIDCEACVPECPVEAIFHEDNLPEEWAPFTELNAEMASQCPVITERKDPLCD; translated from the coding sequence ATGACTCACGTAGTCGCCCAGCCTTGCTTTGGCTGCCGTTACACTGATTGTGTTGTGGTTTGCCCCGTAGAATGCTTCTACGAAGGCGAGCAGATGCTGTATATCCACCCCGAAGAATGCATCGACTGTGAAGCCTGCGTTCCGGAGTGTCCCGTCGAAGCGATCTTCCACGAAGATAATCTTCCGGAAGAATGGGCTCCGTTTACCGAACTGAACGCGGAAATGGCCTCGCAGTGCCCCGTGATCACGGAACGTAAAGACCCGCTGTGCGACTAG
- the rpsB gene encoding 30S ribosomal protein S2, with amino-acid sequence MAESLVSELVEAGVHFGHRASRWNPKMAPYIYARKNLIHIIDVRETVRGMLRAKKYLGQVAAGGSLVLFVGTKRQAGAAIERESLRCKMPFVSERWLGGALTNFRTIRSRLGRLEELEALRSGEELQSYSKKMQSALSREYRKMYRNLNGLRSMNRLPECLVVIDPKKEKNAVREANKLGITVVSLIDTDCDPDPVDLPIPGNDDGIRSIEAVVKHLADAVLEGLNSRAVDKQAEPQPVAVGAEEDKD; translated from the coding sequence ATGGCGGAGTCGTTAGTTTCAGAACTGGTAGAAGCAGGCGTTCATTTTGGCCACCGCGCGAGCCGGTGGAACCCCAAAATGGCTCCGTACATTTATGCACGGAAAAACCTGATCCATATTATCGACGTACGGGAAACCGTGCGCGGCATGCTGCGGGCCAAGAAATACCTGGGCCAGGTCGCCGCCGGCGGTAGTCTGGTGCTGTTTGTCGGCACCAAGCGTCAGGCCGGCGCCGCCATTGAACGCGAATCGCTGCGTTGCAAAATGCCGTTCGTCAGCGAACGCTGGCTGGGCGGGGCGTTGACCAACTTCCGCACCATTCGCAGTCGACTCGGCCGTCTGGAAGAGCTGGAAGCGTTGCGCTCGGGCGAAGAGCTGCAGTCCTACTCCAAAAAGATGCAGTCCGCCCTCAGTCGCGAATACCGCAAAATGTATCGCAACCTGAACGGTCTTCGTTCGATGAACCGCCTGCCTGAGTGCCTGGTGGTGATCGACCCCAAGAAAGAGAAGAACGCCGTTCGCGAAGCGAACAAGCTTGGCATTACGGTCGTCTCCCTGATTGATACCGACTGCGATCCCGATCCGGTCGATCTGCCGATCCCCGGCAACGACGACGGTATCCGTTCGATTGAAGCAGTCGTCAAGCATCTGGCGGACGCCGTGCTCGAGGGGTTGAACTCCCGCGCTGTCGACAAGCAGGCCGAACCGCAGCCCGTCGCCGTCGGCGCCGAAGAAGACAAAGACTAA